TGGACCATCATGAGACTTTTGAAGGTGACACACCAATTTCACCAAAACGCAAATCTTTTATATCCGATGGATTTTTTCCCTGACACTTATGTTGCGCAATAATAAttgtatgaatatttatttaatttataaacctaaatgtgttgtgtgttgtacagtaaaatattatgtcagtcaagtcattgtatattTACTGAATTAATTACATGATATGCCTGTTTATTGTCTAGTTAAGATGttgttttactgttaaattattgAATGTTGAATGCTATATGAAGTTACAAAATAGTCAAtacattttttgcattatttccacattatcatttaatatatttccatgtttctttatttaaaattaattaacaattaattgaaagttatatgaaaatgtatacaatgtttcattttaaatccgTTCATaagttatatttaaatgtattataatgaTCTTTTTGGGTTGTAAAATTTCTCAATGTGATTCATGTTGTTACCCAATAAATTCAtcataaaagttaaaaaatcATCTGTTCCATCACCGATATGATGCACATAatctttccttcggcttagtccctttgttcatcaggcgtcgccacagtggaatgaactgccaatatatccagcatatgttttacacagtggatgcccttccagctgcaacccagtaatgggaaacacacaaacacagtcaattcacctatagcgcatgcctttcactggaaaaaaatacagggttccacacaattcattcattttgtcccaacacagattaagttaacttaacacttttaacaaatttatgtggattgaacataaaaacgttgtcccaatgaaatctcaagaatagtgttgtttcagcttattttaaatagtttcattcatccattcattttctttttcggcttagtcccttcactaatctggggtcgccacagcagaattaaccaccaacatatccagcctatgttttacgcagcggatgcccttacagctgcaacccatcactgggaaacccatacacactcattcacacacatacatacactatggacaatttagcctacccaattcacctggaggaaacccacgcaaacgcagggagaacatgtaaactccacacagaaacgccaactgacccagctgaggctcaaaccagcgaccttcttgctgtgaggcgaaagcactacctaatgcgccaccaatctttttttttttttttgagtgttggactgtgggggaaaccgagcacacggaggaaacccacgccaacatggggagaacatgcaaacttaacatagaaatgccaacggacccagccagggctcgaaccagtgaccttcttgctgtgaggcgacagtgcaaaccactcaGTCGCCGTGTCACCctataaatgatatatttaatttttattttttggagttAATAATTATACAAAGACACTTGACCACTGTTGATCCTACGATATATTGGCACAAGCAGACAACACACAACAACAGAAATTAAGTTCagctttatttaaataagtttactgcaaaacataataattataacaagGAAATGAAAGACCTAGGGCATTTTATAATATACGTTAACTACTTGTGAAACTCGGTATACATGATGGTACACTAAAATCAGTCACACTAATACAACTTGGTAAACAATCATAAAATCtttcattaataattaaaatcagTAGTTAATTTACAGtcaaatatgagcacattcagcCTGATCTGCTAAGGATATCCATATAGCATGATAGTGTTTGTTAAAGTCATTAATGAaagttattttcttttatattatacagtatttacatcATGTGTATTAGCACCATGTGACAAAGACTGAAGAAATAGATTTAGTACAAAAACAAAAGGTTACAGCTATGCCTATGAATTATTCAGTACTGTGGCTGACTTCTCAGTGGTTCTCAGGGGAAAGTTCTGTCCATGTCCATATATTCGAAATCAGGATAGACCAGAAACCCTGAGAAGGTTGTGTATCGTCCTTGATTGCTGTAAACGGCAAATCCGTCGTCCTGCTGACTGTACAGCCAAACGCTGTCTCCTCTTTTCAGTGACAACATCAGACTCTGACTCTGCATTTCTCTCCGTCTCGACAAATCCTCATCAAACACCATCGCCCGAACCTCGCCTCTGCCTGTCATGAGCTTCACCGAAACCGCCCGTCGAGGGTGTTTCCCAACAGTGAACGCAAAGTAATAAGCACCAGGGAAATAGCAGGTGAAATGTCCAGACGTTTTGTTGAAATGTCCACCTATGTTAACATACTCAACATCAAACTTTAGAGCTTCTCTTTCACGTCGGCCTTTGCTTTCTCCCAATACTGATGTGGTTCTTGCAACTGAAAATGCAGAACGTGGTTCGTCACCGATCCTTCTTCGTCTTCTCCAATCATACTGGGCATCAGTAAGAGGAGGACAGCCTGGAAGATGGAGATCTGGAGGAGACAGGTGGTTATTGAGATATCCTACAGAAGATGTGGAGTCCGGGTAGACAAGATAACCACTGAATGTGATGTACGGTCCAACGTTACTGTATATAGCATAATCTTTATTTTCCTGCAGAAGAAGATAGACTGTATCCATGGGCTTCAGGCTGATCATTATGTTCTGGCTTTGCATCTTCCGTCCGTGGTTTCGGT
The window above is part of the Danio aesculapii chromosome 18, fDanAes4.1, whole genome shotgun sequence genome. Proteins encoded here:
- the c1qtnf13 gene encoding complement C1q tumor necrosis factor-related protein 4, with product MKFLQTLRPAGLTSCRPSRHISHLLCLVVYLGCVTSLNIPPMTPNLRSAFSATRSSSVLGASQRAVTFDRLLLNIGEDFNPDTGTFRCRLPGAYYFSFTVGKFPKKILSVMLVKNGLEVQAMAYDGYRNHGRKMQSQNIMISLKPMDTVYLLLQENKDYAIYSNVGPYITFSGYLVYPDSTSSVGYLNNHLSPPDLHLPGCPPLTDAQYDWRRRRRIGDEPRSAFSVARTTSVLGESKGRREREALKFDVEYVNIGGHFNKTSGHFTCYFPGAYYFAFTVGKHPRRAVSVKLMTGRGEVRAMVFDEDLSRRREMQSQSLMLSLKRGDSVWLYSQQDDGFAVYSNQGRYTTFSGFLVYPDFEYMDMDRTFP